From a region of the Neobacillus niacini genome:
- a CDS encoding CAP domain-containing protein, which translates to MIKKPLGLLLSGVLTFGLAACNNNNDAADEVRTSRADRDNTFLTVGNNRDDGIDHNGPLTEDYSNRDNNDPDWDRNARNDDNVTNVNNDRTNNRNNRTRNVNNDRTTNRNNNTTNVNNNRTTNNTNNIRYNPLNRGLDPDLVNVGNNNNNNNNNNNNKNNKNNNNNMNDALNISADRTTLDSRSYPHTKAILIQHAQYRYIPFGSVQWYQFGGQQGRIQQQGPAAQAPNTQQQGPTGQAPNQQQGPTAAPAPAAPAPAAPAPAAPAAPAAPAPAAPAPAAPAPAAPAPKPAAPAPATGNVSAYVQQVIDLTNAQRSKNGLPALKHDTQLSGVAQKKSLDMAQNNYFSHTSPTYGSPFDMMRDFGVTYRSAGENIAQGQRTPQEVVNAWMNSAGHRQNILSTNFTHIGVGYEKSGNHWTQMFIGK; encoded by the coding sequence TTGATAAAAAAACCTTTAGGCTTACTGCTATCTGGTGTTTTGACATTCGGTCTAGCTGCATGTAATAACAATAATGACGCAGCGGACGAAGTGCGTACAAGCAGGGCAGATCGAGACAATACGTTTTTAACTGTTGGGAATAACAGAGATGATGGTATTGACCATAATGGTCCTCTGACCGAGGATTACAGCAATAGAGATAATAATGATCCGGATTGGGATCGAAATGCGCGTAATGACGATAATGTAACCAATGTAAATAATGATCGTACGAACAATCGAAACAATCGTACAAGAAATGTAAATAATGATCGTACGACAAATCGAAATAACAATACTACAAATGTAAATAACAACCGTACGACTAATAACACAAATAATATCCGGTACAATCCTTTAAATCGTGGGTTAGACCCTGATTTAGTAAATGTAGGGAACAACAATAACAATAATAACAATAACAATAATAATAAAAACAACAAAAACAACAATAACAATATGAACGATGCTTTGAATATCTCTGCTGATCGAACAACTTTAGATAGTAGAAGTTACCCTCATACAAAAGCGATCTTAATTCAACACGCTCAGTATAGGTACATTCCATTCGGATCAGTCCAATGGTACCAATTTGGAGGCCAACAAGGTAGAATTCAACAACAAGGACCGGCAGCACAAGCACCAAACACTCAACAACAAGGACCAACTGGACAAGCACCAAATCAACAACAAGGTCCAACAGCAGCACCAGCGCCAGCAGCACCGGCACCAGCAGCACCAGCGCCAGCAGCGCCAGCAGCACCAGCAGCACCAGCGCCAGCAGCACCGGCACCAGCAGCACCGGCACCAGCAGCACCAGCACCTAAGCCAGCAGCGCCAGCACCAGCAACTGGTAACGTCAGTGCCTATGTTCAGCAGGTTATTGATTTAACCAATGCACAACGCAGTAAAAACGGTTTACCCGCTTTAAAACATGATACACAACTAAGTGGAGTGGCACAAAAGAAATCACTGGACATGGCACAAAACAATTATTTTTCACATACAAGCCCGACATATGGTTCACCATTTGACATGATGAGGGACTTTGGTGTGACATATAGATCAGCTGGGGAAAATATCGCCCAGGGTCAACGTACACCTCAAGAAGTCGTAAATGCATGGATGAACAGCGCCGGGCATAGACAGAACATTTTAAGCACTAACTTTACTCATATTGGAGTAGGGTACGAGAAGTCTGGCAACCACTGGACACAGATGTTTATTGGCAAATAA